One Nicotiana tabacum cultivar K326 chromosome 23, ASM71507v2, whole genome shotgun sequence genomic window, CCCTTATACAGCATAGTGTAAAATATTTGTTGCACTAGCACTAACAAACTTTTACGAGTATCTGCAGAGTTTGAGTCACGATTTAAATTTAATGGGTTCAATGTTCAAAATCCTGAATATTTGAAAAAATAGTTCAATTATAATATTTTGCTACTTCTCATGGTATTTCACATATACATCTttggtataagttaaaaatagtgggttcaattgaacctatACTTAATTCTAAAGGTCCCTGAGTTGTCTGTGCAAACTTTTAAAATGAACCTTAACAAAGCTGGTCACTTTTTGAAACAATTCTGTTTCACATACCGCAATAATAGAACCTTCTgatccggcccttccccggacgcCGCGTAtagtgggagcttagtgcaccgggctgcccttttatgCAACAATAATATATCCAGTGCGGTCCCGCAAATGGGGTCTGCCGATGGtaatgtgtacgcaaaccttacttCTACCTTTTGAAGGGAGAgatgttgtttccgatagacactCGGAAATACAATTCTGTTTCACATAATTAACCAAAAATTAGAGAGTGGCGAACTGACAGTGGTGATCAAGAGAATGTTAGTTCAAACTCGTAATACTATGATTCAAATTATAACCTTTTTAACGACTAATCTGTTTCATAGGACTACActttttcttctacttttttCTGTCAAGAGTAAAATTTTTCATTTCTAATTGAACATATGATTTATATTGCAGGGCTTTACACGAGAAAGAAGAACGTCCAAAGGGCGGATTAACGCGTACTCAGTTCTTTCTAATAGCCTTTATCTGCAGTTTCGCTTACTATGTTTTCCCTGGCTATCTCTTTTCAATGCTTACATCTTTATCATGGACCTGTTGGATCTTTCCAAAATCAGTTTTTGCCCAACAACTTGGTTCAGGTCTAAATGGGCTTGGCATTGGTGCTATAGGCCTGGATTGGTCCTCTATTTCCTCGTACCTCGGAAGTCCATTAGCTAGTCCTTGGTTTGCTACTGCTAATGTTGCTGTTGGATTCTTCTTCATTATGTATATTTTGACTCCAATATGTTACTGGTTAGATGTCTTCAAAGCCAAAACATTTCCTATTTTCTCTGATGGACTTTTTACTTCCTCTGGCCAAGTTTACAACATATCAAGAATCATTGACTCTAATTTCCATCTTGACATTGCTGCGTATGAGCAACAAGGACATCTTTATCTTAGTACATTTTTCGTTATTACTTATGGAGTTGGCTTCGCTGCTCTCAGCGCTACTGTCATGCACGTTCTTATTTTTCACGGAAGGTACATTAATTAGTAACAACTTAGTTATTACTGTTAGTAACCGGTAACATTGAAGGGgagtcttggcgtaactggtaaagttgttgccatgtgaccaagAGGTTACGAGTTCGAGCCGGGGAAACAgtctcttgcaaaaatgcagggtaagactgcgtataaTAGACCTTCGTGGTCCAGTCCTTCcacggaccccgcgcatagcgggagcttagtgcaccaggctGCCATTTTTTAGTCATTAGTCGGTACTTGTTATATGTGTTCATGAGGATTTTTCGATTGCAGGGAAATATGGGAGCAAAGCAAATCAAGCTTCAAAGAGAAGAAAATGGACATACACACTAAACTAATGAGCAAGTATAACCAAGTACCTGAGTGGTGGTTTTGGTGCATTCTTGTGGCAAACATTACCCTCACTGTCTTTGCTTGTGAATATTACAATGAGCAACTTCAGTTACCTTGGTGGGGAGTTATTCTAGCTTGTGTCATTGCCATTTTCTTTACTCTTCCTATCGGAATCATCACTGCCATTACTAACCAGGTAATCTCATAGATCTATAGTTTTGAGTGCTAGTTACTAAGCTAATAGTCTAATTCACATTTGCTTTTTGATATTCTTGGTCATTGTAGACACCAGGGTTGAATATTATCACGGAGTATATCATAGGATACCTTTATCCAGGATATCCGGTTGCTAACATGTGTTTCAAGGTTTATGGTTATATTAGTATGAATCAAGCTATTACTTTCCTCCAAGATTTCAAGCTCGGTCATTACATGAAAATTCCACCAAGAACAATGTTTATGGCTCAGGTAAACTACTCACTTTGTCAGTTAATTTTCCGAATACAGTAGAATGAATTCAGATGACTCATATAGTCGATCTCTACTAGTTCAGGATAGAACTCAttagttgattgattaatttttctATCGTTGCACGTTAAGTGTCTTTATATATGGGCTTACAATCATAGAAAATGGACAACGCAGATTGTATAGGGACCATGGGATTAGTCGATTGATTACTTATACTCTAGTTGCACGTTAAGTATCTTTATATATATGCTCACAATCATAGAAAATGGGCAATGCAGATAGTAGGGACTCTAATAGCAGGGTTCGTGTATTTGGGAACTGCATGGTGGTTAATGGAAACAATTCCAGACATATGCAACAAAACATTGTCCAATACCGTGTGGACTTGTCCTTCAGATCATGTATTCTATGATGCATCAGTGATATGGGGTTTGATTGCGCCAAGACGGATTTTTGGAGATTTAGGAACTTATGGGATGGTCAATTGGTTCTTCTTATTTGGTGCTATTGCGCCAGTTCTTGTATGGTTAGCAGCCAGGGCTTTCCCTAAGCAAGAATGGATCAAACTCATTAACATGCCAGTGTTGATAGGAGCTACTGGGATGATGCCACCGGCCACGGCTGTGAACTACACAACCTGGATTATTGTAGGGTTTTTGTCGGGATATGTTGTTTATCGATATAGGCCAGATTGGTGGCAGCGACATAACTATGTTCTTTCTGGTGCACTTGATGCTGGTTTGGCATTTATGGCAGTTCTTTTGTATATGTGTTTGGGATTGGAGAACATAAGTGTTAACTGGTGGGGAAATGACCTTAGATGGATGTCCTTATGCTTCTTGTCCAACAGCCAAAGGGATTGTTAAACAAGGTTGCCCTGTTGTTTATTAAATTGTGTTATGAATAAGAACAACAAAATTTGCTTGTACTAATTTTTTGTTCCATCTGAATTTGTGTAAATCATGCAACTTAATTTTATTTCATTGATTTCTCTTGAATCAGTTTCTACAAGTTTTCCATCTCAATTAGCAAGCTCAAAGACTGGCAAAACTAGCTCATCAAAATCGTACATTAAACTgttctgttttttttctttcttttctttcctttcgtTGTGGATTgacaagaaaataaacaagactaCAGAAGAGGGATAGAAAAGAAAATGCAGTACTTTGTTCTCTTTTATTATCAGTTTTTCACTAGATTGTCGAAGACCAAGGTAGCAGGATTAGCTTTTTGGCTACTCGCGCGCCTAAGCAGTAAGCACATTGCATTGAACCACACAACAAAACACTGAAGACGAAGATATATATGTGATACTATTTAAGTTATATGCATCGCCAATAATAAAGTCAATTCGACCCCAATTTTTGGCATAATCCCAATTAGCAAAGTGTGTCAATATCACCATGTAAGTACGACACTAcagtttaactttttttttttttttctggttaATTTGTTTCGCTTATGTTGCTAATTAATTGCAGTCTAGAACGGTTAGGAATGATATAATTGGAAATTACTGTCCATTTTTGCTGTTAAtcgtgtatacggtcgaaatcgggcatacCCGATTTCGTTGGCAGGGGAGTTGCCTCGAGGATAACCTCATAATAAATCGGgctcgagctcgaagatagaacatcagGCTTGGAGATCGAAGAGTTCGTTGAGATCGAGGCCAGTAACAATCTAGATCAAGCATGACTGACTTCGAGTAAGGCGTAATATcggaatggcgagatatcagtaactggtcgaagatcacggcggaaatcccggaacagatcaaatcgaagcggttattagtgccaatcatgggatctacttccgatattagagttgtaccttatttaggattcctatattatataaagagggatcccatTCACTTGTAAAGATTCATTATTCACTGATAAAATATACACATACGCtgctttctttgttttacttaTTGTTCATCATTGCTCATCGCTGTTTGTTCCTCTattgttcttattaactaacctcgagGCTATCTCGAATCGAAGTCGAGATATTGTTTGCagaccggtttgatttattttattgtccaatttatctatttaattcgttgtttatcaattagtactgggttaaatcacatatccttaaaaccacaatataagtttaattgttactcaattttttaaggtaaacagtttgacacccaccgtggggctaaggataatagtgattattcggtactgattctggtaaaatatactattttacgcttgttcttgtcaagtatctttgctttcaggttaaaacatgtcaaactcacaaaacgcatccaCACACGGTGACAATGGCCTCAGATTCCACGGTGAAAATGAAAATGTGATAGCTCCAGGAGTCGAGGTGCCACAGGCTAATCTCGGGAGAGCACCGGTTGTCAACCCAGTCGATGTCAGTTCGCATGTTGCTCTAAACGCGGACCTAGGCGCAGATCTCGATGGGAGTGTACGCAGAGAAGGCCGATctagtggccaaggaacacaAGACAGAAGAGACGAAGGAGTcagtctccaagtgatattcgagatgcttcaggctcagcaagccgctattgctcagttacaaaatcaacatagagctccGAATAGGGTGGAGTCAAAAATTACTCGCCGTACCGAGCCGGTACCGGAAAGGTCGAATGGTAACGAATCGGGGACTGATCCTGcggtaatgaaaatgctcgaggagctcaccaaaagaattgaatcagggAAAAAGAGAATCGAAGCCAGCGATAAAAAAGTGGAGACttacaactctcgagttgatcagataccgggggcaccgccaatcttgaaagggatggattcgaagaagttggTACAAAATCCGTTTCCtacaagtgcggctccgaagcctattccaaggaagtttcgtatgccagacatacccaaatataatgggatcaccgatcccaacgagcatgttacttcatatacacGCGCCATCAAGGAtaacgatttagaagatgatgaaatcaaaTCTGTGctattgaaaaaattcggagagacccttttgaagggagcaatgatttggtatcacaacctgccaccaaattccatcgactcatttgccatgttagcagattctttcgtaaaggcacacgccggggccataaaggtcgcaacgagaaaatcggaccttttcaaggtaagacaaagggataatgaaatgctgagagagttcgtgtcccaatttcaaatggaacgcatggagttgccaccggtaacagatgattgggtcgttcaagctttcacccaagggttgaacgagcagagttcgatagcatcacgtcagttgaaataaaatttgatcgaatatccagctgtaacttgggcagatgtgcacaatcgatatcaatcgaagatcagggtcgaggacgatcaATTGGGAGCCCCTTCCGGTTCAGCACATCCAAACAGGTCGGCAGTTAAAAATCAGAGGGACGTCGACAGGGagccaaggtcgaacagagaccgatatcaaccatataccgcagatcgaaggaacaatggttcaggaCGCAATTTCGCCCGGAACGATTGGAGAAATGACcgaggacagaattctcggggacttatgagcaaaagtggttttgataagtatgccgatcccacagaagtacctcggttatcggaatataactttagcatcgatgcatcgggcattgtatcgaCAATCgaaaggatcaaagatactaggtggcccagacccatacaaaccgatccttcccaaagaaacccaaatttgatgtgcaagtatcatggcacgcatggtcacaaaatcgaggattgcaggaaattaagggaggaggtagcccgtctattcaatgagggccaccttcgagagttcctcagcgatcgagccaagaatcatttcagagaaagatacgccaacaggaaaaatgaacaggaggaaccccaacatgtcattcatatgatcgtcggtggggtcgacatttcacagggacccatattcaaacacactaaagtatcaatcactaggaaaaaatgaacccgagattatgtgcccgaaagcactttatcattcaacgacaaagaagcagaaggcatttctcaaccccacaacgacgctctggtaatttttatcttattaaataaagttcaagttaagcgtgttttagtggatccatttagctcggcgaatatcatccgatcgagggtcgtggagcagctcggcctacaaaatcaaattgtgcccgcagctcgggtcttaaacggcttcaatatggtCAGTGAAataactaaaggggagattattctaccggtgaacatggctggaaccattcaagataccaagttccacgtaatcgggggcgacatgaggtacaattcCCTACACGGAAGGCCTTCCACAATCTGAGGTTagtcccttcgactctccaccaaatgataaaATTCCCGACGTTAGACAGTGTAAAAACAGTATACgggagcagcatgctgcaaaggaaatgtttgcagcCGATGAGGTAACATCAatatcgacactatcaacctcgGAAAGGTCGAGAATCAAAGATAAACATGAAGTCAAATAGTAATCATAACtaccagcctcgaccgaatcggggtagcaggagatagaagaagaaaaggaggatTTTCTAACCCCTCGAacttttattgttcccgaagattctgacgccaccaaatcaacagtcgAAGAGCTAGAACAgattatattgatcgagtacctgcccgagcgaaaggtatacctgggaacgggattaacccccgaactcaggaaaatgcttattcaatttcttattgataacatagattgttttgcttggtcccatttagacatgacagggatcccaccggagataatgacgcatcggctaagcctggaccctaggttcaaactggtaaagcaaaagagaagaccccagtccaaagtaaagcacgcattcataaaagacgaggtaactaaacttctcaaaatagggtccattcgagagatgaaatatcccgaatgtttagtcaatgtagttgtagtccctaaaaaagggaacaaacttagaatctGTGTATATTATAAgtatttaaacaaggcatgcccaaagattcttttccattgcctaacatcgattgcatgatcgatgccacgaccggccactAGATCCTTACTaatctcgatgcctattccgggtacaatcaaatccaaatgaaccccaaagaccaagaaaagactttaTTTATCACCAAGTGTGGAACATAtagttataatgtaatgcccttcgggctaaaaaatgcaggagctacttaccatcgcctagtaaataaaatgttcaaagaacaaataggcaaatcaatggaagtttatattgatgacatgctagttaagtccctgcgcgcagaggaccatttggctcatttgcaggaaacgttcgagattttaaggaaatacaacatgaagctcaaccccgagaaatgtgctttcggggtcggttcgggcaagttccttggcttcatggtatcaaattaggggatcgagatcaacccctaTAAAATCAAgtccatcgaagacatcaccgtcgtggacagtgtaaaagcggtgcagaggctaactggacggataacttccttaggccgattcatttcgaggtcgtcggatcgaagccacagatttttctctctactaaaaaagaagaacgatttcgcccggaccccggaatgccaacaggcattggaGGAATtaaagcgatacctatcgagcccaccactgcttcacaatccaaaggcagatgagaacctttacttgtacttggcagtatcagaaatcgcggtaagtggtgtcctagttcgaaaAGAGCAAGGTACTCAATTTttcgtttattatgtaagtcgaaccttaggagaagcagaaactagatatccacacttagaaaaattggcacttgcactgataagcgcctctagaaagttaagaccatactttcaatgtcaccacttatgcgtattaaccacttacccacttcgtaatatttgcacaagcccgaactattgGGCCGATTGGacaaatgggtcgtcgaactcagtgggtacgatatcgaatatcaaccccggacaaccatcaagtctcaaattttagcggatttcatggccgatttcacgccaacccttgtacccgaagttgaaaaggaactcttgttaaaatcgggtacatcatcgtgGGTGTGGACTcttttcacagacggtgcttcgaatgtgaaggggtccgggctaggcatcgttttgaaggcacccacgggtagcactattaggcaatctatcaaaacttctaggttgactaacaatgaagccgagtacgaggccatgattgcaggtctcgagctatctaaaagcttgggagcagaagtcattgaagccaagtgtgactctttactggtggtgaaccaagtaaacaaaacctttgaagtttgagaggatagaatgcaaaggtatttggacaagctactggtaactttgcaccatttcaaggagttgactttacagcatgtacctcgagaacaaaacagtgaggccgatgcacttgcaaatttaggGTCATCgatcgaggaagatgagatcagctcggggactgccgttcaactctcgagatccgtgatcaaggaaggtcatgccgagataaactctacaagcttaacctgggattggaggtataaatatattgaatacttgaagaacggaaagctcccatcggaccctaaagagtcaagggccctacgaaccaaagctgctcgattcatattggctgaagatggaacactatatagaaggacattcgatggaccattggcagtatgcttaggaccaggagacaccgattatattttacgagaggtccatgaaggcacttgtgggaaccactccggcgccgaatcactgattcacaaaatcattagagcaggatactactgggatagcatggacaaagacactaaggagtttgttctaaaatgtgataaatgccaaaggtttgcatcgatgatccatcagcccggggagaaacttcattcagtcctatccccatggccattcatgaaatgggggatggatatcgccggccctctgccatcggccccaggtaaagctaagttcattttatttatgactgactatttctctaaatgggttgaagcacaggcgtttgagaaagtgagagaaaaaagaggttatagactttatctgggatcacatcgtatgtcgatttgggatgcccaccgaaatagtgtgtgacaatgggaaacaatttatcggcatcaaagtgacaaaatttctcaaagaccacaaaataaaaaggatattatcaacgccgtatcaccctagtgggaacggataggccgaatcgacgaacaagaccatcattcaaaacctaaagaaaaggttgaacgacgctaagggaaaatggagagaaattctacccgaagtcctttgggcatatcgaacaacatcaaagtccagtacgggggcaactcgttctccttagtatatggctccgaagccttgattccagtcaaAGTCGGGGAACCCGGTGCCAGGTttcgatatacaacagaagagtcaaatcatgaggctatgaatactagcctcgaattattggatgaaaaacgagaatccacactcgttcgaatggctgcacaaaagcaacAAATCGAAAGACACTACAACAGGAGAACTAACCTTCGCCACTtcagagtcggggacttagtcctgaggaaagtcaccatcaacactcgagatcctaatgaagggaagctcggcccaaattggggGGGACCTTACCAAGTCCTCGACATCGTCGAAAAGGGATCTTATAAGCTCGACACGATGGACGGCGAACaactgccaaataattggaacatatagcttctcaaacggtattattgctaaggtatgaatttatccccttttttatttatatattcgacactaactcactgcaggtgttcgatcgaagacatcgagacctcaagttttaaagcacgcattgcactcttttttcctttgatcggtttttgtcccaagtgggtttttccggcgaggtttttaacgaggcaacaattatgtgctacttgaggacaattcaacagtatccaagtcttctttacaatcaacctcgaatactggggggcatcaccctcgaatGTTACACtttcgaggaaaatacttcatttcaaagggtctcgatagagaaactttgtaatgggccaaacggtcgaatgaaccgtatCCGTATAGATTTAGTCGAGCCCctatggcaaaacatgtacgcatgtataaattatacaaagaagcattctttctatatcaaacatcttgtgtctcaaagaaaattttttactatacaagctccatacttatgattttgtgagaaatggctcaagggccaagtgCAAATATACCTCGTACACTCAGGGACTACCGTCGACGATCGACATattcgagtaatctaaactcaaattcataagacctcaaagaggcacccctcgatctataggccatcattctcggggactaacacttcgaacaagttcgaagtgttattggaaaataagcccaagaggcataaccaaaggctacggccaaattaaggcggctcggagacgtccgaatcccgcaataaaaataggccttcaaattctttgaaaaaccggttaaaaaaggctacccttggtaagtaatcaaaagggcttcgataaaatcagccctcaaaAAACCTTAAGAcgtatcaaattatcttaacacaaacgtgctaaAGCATAAAAAGCAAAGGGGTTTCAATCGACATCGAACCCTAAAAAAACCCAATGAGTAAAGAATACGTGTTAAGGCATAAAGAATTTTTTTACTAAGTCTTCTAagccgaaaaagggaaaaaatagccatcttttagaggccatatcggcccaatctaaagagcctaagggccaatagaCTTAAAGCTCGAGATTTTGTTCTCACTCAATTCGGATCTAAGGGTTCCACTATTCCGAGCTCAAATAAAACCGACTTAAATATAGCTCGAggattcatcattatttgatataaaacctcAATGGGTCTATTACTGTGAAACTTACTCGAACTCGGCTATAAAAACAAGTACAATTACGGCTTCGatcaagccatccgaaatcaAAATATCAAACATATTATTGAGCTCGGAGGCTCGCCCTCGCTTAACTAAATaacctaagggtttattctaCTCTGAGTTCCAGCTATTGCTCACTCGATTATAGAGGCTACAGCAACCCGATTGCAACAAAGttttcacaaggcaaaggcaAAACAGAATTTATCATAAATCAGAAATCGGAGATGAAATGGAAAGAAAAGGAatctttcatatatgcaaagtatttacaaagaccaCACAGGGTCTTATAtaaaacaaaaggagaaaaaatccTAAGTGCCCAGTCCGCCTCGGGAGCTGCATCTTTGggagcttcatcttcatctcctCCGCTCTCGGATCCACTCACAGATTCTTCATCATCGGAAAGCAAAGCTCCGACCTCGTCCTCCAAAACCTTCGCACTCTCGATATCAGCAGTGaggtcgaagccacgagcatgtaCCTCCTCAAGAGTCTCTCTCCGAGACTGGCGCCTAGCATGCTCAGCAACACGGGTCAATCTAACCTCAGCAGTATCAGAAATTTCCTTTGCCCGAGTGTTAGCGGCTTCAGCATCAGTTCGATAGGAGGCCACGAGCGCCTCTACCTCGGATGTGGCCCTTGCAAGCTCAGCGGCCAATCGGGTCTCGAGCTCTTCAACCTTCTGAGTTCGGGCCAAGTTCTCCTCCTTCACATTTTGGAGTTGACGCTCAACCAAAGACAGTTGGGCCCAAACCGCATCTTTCTCTGAGGCGAGACGGTCCATGTTCTGCTTCTACTCCAAAGTCTCTGCCTCTTTCATCTTGGCCTCCTCATGAAGCTGCTCAACCAATTCAGCCTTCTGCTGAACCTGCAGGATCGAAATGTTTGTCACCAATATCAAGTTAATACATAACAAGCTCCCAAAAATTTACATTACCCGTTCATTGAGCTCGGTTTGATCTTGATGAGCTCTTATCAACTCGGCTCGAATACTcatgatctcctcttctttttgcacATAGAGGAGTTTGAGGGCGTCTCTCTCCTCCGCAAGCTTTTTGTGATCAGCCTCACATTGGGCCAGTTCAGCTCGACATTTGGGGGACGCTTCTCAATGGAGCGTCGTAGCCTATACAGAAAGGAAGGAAATCAGACTCAGAGGAATAAGTACAAACACAAACATGATAACATGGGCTAAAACTCACTTGGTTCAGAAGCCGCTGAGC contains:
- the LOC107762001 gene encoding LOW QUALITY PROTEIN: oligopeptide transporter 7-like (The sequence of the model RefSeq protein was modified relative to this genomic sequence to represent the inferred CDS: inserted 2 bases in 1 codon) — encoded protein: MEESALEIKTPLLSNLDHGIASSSKSKVNDSLELKKQEEDEENSPIKQVALTVPITDDPSLPVLTFRMWFLGTLSCVLLSFLNQFFWYRTEPLTITAISAQIAVVPLGQLMAAKITKRVFFQGSKWEFTLNPGPFNVKEHVLITIFANSGAGTVYAIHVVTAVKVFYQKNITFFVSLIVVITTQVLGFGWAGIFRRYLVEPAAMWWPANLVQVSLFRALHEKEERPKGGLTRTQFFLIAFICSFAYYVFPGYLFSMLTSLSWTCWIFPKSVFAQQLGSGLNGLGIGAIGLDWSSISSYLGSPLASPWFATANVAVGFFFIMYILTPICYWLDVFKAKTFPIFSDGLFTSSGQVYNISRIIDSNFHLDIAAYEQQGHLYLSTFFVITYGVGFAALSATVMHVLIFHGREIWEQSKSSFKEKKMDIHTKLMSKYNQVPEWWFWCILVANITLTVFACEYYNEQLQLPWWGVILACVIAIFFTLPIGIITAITNQTPGLNIITEYIIGYLYPGYPVANMCFKVYGYISMNQAITFLQDFKLGHYMKIPPRTMFMAQIVGTLIAGFVYLGTAWWLMETIPDICNKTLSNTVWTCPSDHVFYDASVIWGLIAPRRIFGDLGTYGMVNWFFLFGAIAPVLVWLAARAFPKQEWIKLINMPVLIGATGMMPPATAVNYTTWIIVGFLSGYVVYRYRPDWWQRHNYVLSGALDAGLAFMAVLLYMCLGLENISVNWWGNDXLDGCPYASCPTAKGIVKQGCPVVY